A stretch of the Mesorhizobium sp. Pch-S genome encodes the following:
- a CDS encoding DUF1244 domain-containing protein produces the protein MTDLSDEQKRDFEAAAFRRLVEHLRERSDVQNIDLMNLAGFCRNCLSNWYREAAEAEGIPLSKDQSREIVYGMPYGEWQARHQTEASDAQKTAFEINRPKDH, from the coding sequence ATGACCGATCTGAGCGACGAACAGAAGCGCGACTTCGAAGCTGCAGCCTTTCGCCGGCTGGTCGAGCACCTTCGCGAACGCAGCGACGTGCAGAACATCGATCTGATGAACCTCGCCGGCTTCTGTCGCAATTGCCTGTCCAACTGGTATCGCGAGGCAGCAGAAGCAGAAGGCATTCCACTCTCAAAGGACCAGTCCCGCGAGATCGTCTACGGCATGCCTTATGGCGAATGGCAGGCGCGCCACCAGACCGAAGCATCGGACGCTCAGAAAACTGCCTTCGAGATCAATCGCCCGAAAGATCACTGA
- the purE gene encoding 5-(carboxyamino)imidazole ribonucleotide mutase, translated as MAEHKADVAIIMGSQSDWATMRHAAELLEVLEIPHKALIVSAHRTPDRLYQFANGAKAAGYKVIIAGAGGAAHLPGMTAAMTPLPVFGVPVESKALSGQDSLLSIVQMPAGIPVGTLAIGKAGAANAALLAAAVLALNDKALAERLDGWRAGQTARVAVEPVDQP; from the coding sequence TTGGCCGAGCACAAAGCTGATGTCGCGATCATCATGGGTAGCCAGTCTGACTGGGCGACCATGCGCCATGCCGCTGAATTGCTGGAGGTGCTGGAGATCCCGCACAAGGCGCTGATCGTCTCGGCTCATCGCACCCCGGACCGGCTCTACCAATTCGCAAACGGCGCCAAGGCGGCGGGTTACAAGGTGATCATCGCCGGCGCCGGCGGCGCGGCGCATCTGCCTGGAATGACGGCGGCGATGACCCCTCTGCCGGTGTTTGGCGTGCCGGTGGAATCAAAGGCACTGTCGGGTCAGGATTCCCTGCTTTCCATCGTGCAGATGCCGGCGGGCATCCCCGTCGGCACACTGGCCATCGGCAAGGCCGGCGCGGCGAACGCCGCGCTGCTGGCCGCGGCTGTGCTCGCGCTCAACGACAAGGCTTTGGCCGAACGGCTCGACGGCTGGCGCGCTGGCCAGACCGCCAGGGTCGCCGTGGAGCCGGTGGATCAGCCGTGA
- a CDS encoding MFS transporter — protein sequence MTAVSSLQDAARGRWAVAAMFFVNGFLTGSWAPQIPVFLTRLDISKFTLGVLILLFGLGALVFMPLSGYLMSKHGSRAAVRGFASVAVFGLLLVALAPSLPLAAVALFLFGGLIGGMDVAMNANAVSVERRLSRAVMSSSHGFWSLGGFAGGGVGGLVIQNYGHLTHAVGVTIIAIVLLAVAARYLVSDPKKLAHEEHHKFTFPKSPGIYLIGLMALITMVPEGAVLDWAALYLNQELGADLATAGLAYALFSGAMATMRFAGDGVRNRFGAVTTLRVCSLIAASGILVAALSPWPWLAIAAFAFAGLGIANMVPIAFSAGGNQPGMASGTGMSVVTTMGYSGILLAPSLIGFVAEHVGFTAVFVVLSGFLAAVFLMSNLAHAADFVAQPAE from the coding sequence ATGACCGCAGTTTCCTCCCTGCAAGATGCCGCGCGCGGTCGCTGGGCTGTGGCGGCGATGTTCTTCGTCAACGGCTTCCTGACCGGTAGCTGGGCACCACAGATCCCGGTTTTCCTGACCCGGCTCGACATCAGCAAATTCACCCTCGGCGTTCTGATCCTGCTGTTCGGTCTTGGCGCGCTGGTCTTCATGCCGCTGTCCGGCTACCTCATGTCGAAACACGGCTCGCGCGCCGCTGTGCGCGGCTTTGCCAGCGTGGCCGTGTTCGGCCTGCTGCTGGTGGCGCTGGCGCCCAGCCTGCCACTGGCGGCCGTCGCCCTGTTCTTGTTCGGCGGGCTGATCGGCGGCATGGATGTGGCAATGAACGCGAACGCCGTCTCGGTTGAACGCCGTCTTTCGCGTGCGGTGATGTCCTCCTCGCACGGTTTCTGGAGCCTCGGCGGCTTCGCCGGCGGCGGTGTCGGTGGACTCGTCATCCAGAACTACGGCCATCTGACACATGCCGTCGGCGTCACCATCATCGCCATCGTGCTGCTTGCCGTGGCTGCCCGCTATCTGGTCAGCGATCCAAAGAAGCTGGCGCATGAAGAACATCACAAATTCACGTTTCCGAAGAGCCCCGGCATCTACCTGATCGGCTTGATGGCTTTGATCACGATGGTGCCGGAAGGCGCTGTGCTGGACTGGGCCGCTCTTTACCTGAACCAGGAGCTTGGCGCCGATCTCGCCACCGCCGGCCTCGCCTATGCGTTGTTCTCCGGTGCCATGGCCACGATGCGCTTCGCCGGCGACGGTGTGCGCAACCGGTTCGGCGCGGTAACGACGCTGCGCGTCTGTTCGCTGATCGCGGCTTCCGGCATATTGGTGGCCGCACTGTCGCCCTGGCCATGGCTGGCAATCGCCGCCTTCGCCTTTGCCGGCCTGGGCATTGCCAACATGGTGCCGATCGCCTTTTCAGCCGGTGGCAATCAGCCCGGCATGGCATCGGGCACGGGCATGAGCGTGGTCACGACCATGGGCTATTCGGGCATTCTGCTGGCGCCGTCACTGATCGGCTTCGTCGCCGAGCATGTCGGCTTTACAGCGGTTTTCGTGGTGCTGTCCGGCTTCCTGGCGGCGGTCTTCCTGATGTCCAACCTCGCCCACGCCGCCGATTTCGTCGCTCAGCCGGCGGAATAG
- a CDS encoding efflux RND transporter periplasmic adaptor subunit, which translates to MPKMRFHKVAAIVVLVGFAAWMGTGHFSSVGSAAAEQPKAEVKPEQAEQKASLRIVKVVTPPRSEHARAIRISGVTEADKRAVLATRVAGIISELPVKQGDHVKIGDIVLMLDAEEKISAVENARQLKGQRQAELDAAERLAKTGNLAKLQLDSARSALALATSQLSAAESELTRKEVKAPFDGVIDRVPVELGSAVPLGGEVATILSLDPVIARGEVSERDLGYLKIGDKANVRLVSGQVAEGTVRYISRDASAATRTFRVEIAIPNADNAIPAGMTAEITLSAKPTDAVMLPRSVVTLGKKGDLGIRAVDKDNKVMFFPIDLVDDMPGGLVLGGIPADARIIVAGQELVTEGDVVQPVAADPQEIKKLVGDNAIGGTL; encoded by the coding sequence ATGCCGAAAATGAGGTTTCACAAGGTCGCAGCCATTGTGGTGCTTGTTGGCTTTGCGGCGTGGATGGGTACTGGACATTTCTCCTCCGTGGGCAGCGCCGCCGCGGAGCAGCCCAAAGCCGAGGTCAAGCCTGAACAGGCGGAGCAGAAGGCTTCACTGCGTATCGTCAAGGTGGTGACGCCGCCGCGCAGCGAACATGCGCGGGCGATCCGCATTTCCGGCGTCACCGAAGCCGACAAGCGTGCCGTGCTTGCCACGCGCGTGGCCGGTATCATCAGCGAGTTGCCGGTCAAGCAGGGCGATCACGTCAAGATCGGCGACATCGTACTGATGCTCGATGCCGAAGAGAAGATCTCCGCGGTCGAGAATGCTCGCCAGCTGAAAGGTCAGCGCCAGGCCGAACTCGATGCTGCCGAGCGGCTCGCCAAGACCGGTAATCTAGCCAAGCTGCAGCTCGACAGTGCGCGTTCAGCGCTCGCGCTGGCGACATCGCAGCTCTCCGCCGCAGAATCCGAACTCACCCGCAAGGAAGTAAAGGCGCCGTTCGATGGTGTCATCGACCGCGTGCCGGTCGAACTCGGCAGCGCCGTGCCATTGGGCGGCGAAGTGGCGACCATCCTCAGCCTTGACCCGGTGATCGCGCGCGGCGAAGTCAGCGAACGCGACCTCGGCTATCTCAAGATCGGCGACAAGGCCAATGTGCGCCTTGTCAGCGGCCAGGTCGCCGAAGGCACCGTGCGCTACATCAGCAGAGACGCTTCGGCGGCAACCCGCACCTTCCGTGTCGAGATCGCCATTCCGAATGCGGATAATGCCATCCCCGCCGGCATGACCGCCGAAATCACGCTGTCGGCCAAACCGACCGATGCGGTTATGCTGCCGCGTTCGGTGGTGACTCTGGGCAAGAAGGGCGACCTGGGTATTCGCGCTGTCGACAAGGACAACAAGGTCATGTTTTTCCCGATCGACCTGGTCGACGACATGCCAGGCGGCCTTGTGCTTGGCGGTATTCCTGCGGATGCGCGCATCATCGTCGCCGGCCAGGAACTGGTGACGGAAGGCGACGTCGTGCAGCCGGTCGCGGCTGATCCGCAGGAAATCAAGAAGCTGGTTGGCGACAACGCCATCGGTGGAACGCTCTAA
- a CDS encoding N-formylglutamate amidohydrolase, whose product MTRSTVFAPFDLIEGDRSRGIVLVADHARRELPEEYGALGLPAAEFERHIAYDIGVEVVTRELASLLGVPAVLANFSRLLIDPNRGEDDPTLIRQLYDGTIVPGNYPMPAEERERRLERFYRPYHDAVAAVVASVAQKSGRAPFVFSVHSFTPVMQGRARPWHVGVLWDLDDRAPHALIEALAADKDLVVGDNEPYDGALRGDTMFRHAIVNGFPHALIEIRQDLIADAKGALAWAERLAPIVDAINRRPDIQAVKMFGSRTGPL is encoded by the coding sequence ATGACCCGATCCACAGTTTTTGCGCCATTTGATCTGATCGAGGGCGACCGCAGCCGCGGCATCGTGCTGGTGGCGGACCATGCGCGACGCGAGTTGCCGGAGGAATATGGAGCGCTCGGCCTGCCGGCAGCCGAATTCGAACGCCACATCGCCTATGATATCGGCGTTGAAGTCGTGACGCGCGAGTTGGCCTCACTGCTTGGCGTGCCGGCAGTGCTCGCCAATTTTTCACGCCTGCTGATCGACCCCAATCGCGGCGAAGACGACCCGACGCTGATCCGCCAGCTGTATGACGGCACCATCGTACCGGGCAACTATCCGATGCCGGCCGAGGAGCGCGAAAGGCGACTGGAGCGGTTCTACCGCCCTTATCATGATGCTGTCGCCGCGGTTGTCGCCTCGGTGGCGCAGAAGTCCGGGCGCGCGCCTTTCGTCTTCTCGGTTCACTCCTTCACCCCAGTCATGCAGGGCCGCGCCAGGCCTTGGCACGTCGGCGTATTGTGGGATCTCGACGATCGCGCGCCGCACGCGCTCATCGAAGCGCTGGCTGCAGACAAGGATCTCGTGGTCGGTGACAACGAACCGTATGACGGCGCCCTGCGCGGCGACACCATGTTTCGCCATGCCATCGTCAACGGCTTCCCACACGCCTTGATCGAGATACGGCAGGACCTGATCGCCGACGCCAAAGGCGCGCTCGCCTGGGCGGAAAGGCTGGCTCCCATCGTTGACGCGATCAACCGGCGTCCCGATATACAGGCTGTGAAGATGTTCGGTTCACGCACCGGGCCACTCTAA
- the ykgO gene encoding type B 50S ribosomal protein L36: MKIKNSLKALKARHRDNRLVRRKGRIYIINKTAPRYKARQG; the protein is encoded by the coding sequence ATGAAGATCAAGAATTCGCTCAAGGCGCTCAAGGCGCGTCACCGTGACAACCGCCTGGTTCGCCGCAAGGGCCGCATCTACATCATCAACAAGACCGCTCCGCGCTACAAGGCGCGCCAGGGCTGA
- a CDS encoding LysR family transcriptional regulator, translated as MKDVDWNLIKSFVAVAETGSLSAAARKLSSSQPTLGRHISELEQALDVTLFRRGRQGHELTEAGALLYERGQAVAEQATAFSLLALGSVEAVEGTVRISASEVVAAFVLPEIIARLGLEEPGIEIEVAASNQVENLLRRDADIAIRMVRPMQNELVARKVTDIALCACAATSYIKRRGRPESVADIVNHDIVGFDRDDGIIRGFAAAGIPLDRSAFRFRCDNQIVHWQAVRAGNGIGFTQRPLVDRDPHVEPLLPDLELPELPVWLAMHRDVRGSLRIRRVVDFLHEALKRYSAG; from the coding sequence ATGAAAGACGTCGACTGGAACCTGATCAAAAGTTTCGTGGCGGTGGCTGAAACCGGCAGTCTGTCGGCTGCTGCGAGAAAGCTCTCCTCAAGCCAGCCGACGCTTGGACGCCACATTTCGGAACTCGAGCAGGCGCTGGACGTCACGCTGTTCCGGCGCGGCCGCCAGGGACACGAACTCACCGAGGCAGGTGCGCTTCTTTACGAGAGAGGTCAGGCGGTTGCTGAACAGGCAACGGCTTTTTCACTGCTGGCACTGGGGTCTGTCGAGGCAGTCGAGGGAACGGTACGGATCTCGGCCAGCGAGGTGGTTGCGGCCTTTGTCCTGCCGGAAATCATCGCCAGGCTCGGCCTTGAGGAACCAGGCATCGAGATCGAGGTGGCGGCTTCCAACCAGGTCGAGAACCTGCTGCGCCGCGACGCCGATATCGCCATTCGCATGGTTCGGCCCATGCAGAACGAACTGGTCGCCCGCAAGGTCACCGACATTGCGCTGTGCGCCTGTGCTGCGACCAGCTACATCAAACGGCGCGGCCGACCTGAATCCGTCGCGGATATCGTCAACCATGACATCGTCGGTTTCGACCGTGACGACGGCATCATTCGTGGTTTCGCTGCGGCGGGCATTCCATTGGACCGCAGTGCCTTCCGTTTTCGGTGCGACAACCAGATCGTGCATTGGCAAGCGGTGCGCGCCGGCAATGGTATCGGTTTCACACAGCGGCCGCTGGTCGATCGGGACCCACATGTGGAGCCGTTGCTGCCTGACCTGGAGCTGCCGGAACTACCGGTATGGCTTGCGATGCACCGTGACGTGCGTGGCTCGCTGCGCATCCGCCGCGTCGTGGATTTCCTGCACGAGGCGCTGAAGCGCTATTCCGCCGGCTGA
- a CDS encoding DUF1036 domain-containing protein, whose product MASPARADFRVCNATQNLVGVGIGYRAKTGWITEGWWHIEGSTCKTLIEGPLSSRFYYLYAEDAERGGRWDGPISMCVAEKEFKIAGVTDCVARGFQRAGFQEYDTGEQASWMVQLTEQPTADGTPAAPPSNGQNNQ is encoded by the coding sequence ATGGCTTCTCCGGCCAGGGCCGATTTCCGTGTCTGCAATGCCACGCAGAATCTGGTCGGCGTCGGCATAGGCTATCGCGCCAAGACGGGCTGGATCACCGAAGGCTGGTGGCACATCGAAGGTTCGACCTGCAAGACGCTGATCGAGGGGCCGCTGTCATCGAGGTTTTATTATCTCTATGCAGAAGATGCCGAGCGCGGCGGTCGTTGGGATGGTCCGATCTCGATGTGCGTTGCCGAGAAGGAATTCAAGATTGCCGGCGTAACCGATTGCGTCGCCCGGGGCTTCCAGCGCGCCGGATTCCAGGAATACGACACAGGCGAGCAGGCGAGCTGGATGGTCCAGCTGACCGAGCAGCCCACTGCGGATGGCACCCCGGCCGCTCCGCCAAGCAATGGTCAGAACAATCAATGA
- a CDS encoding DUF465 domain-containing protein codes for MSLASHLEELQRKHSDIEREIDDALLHPSVDDLEIVCLKRRKLAIKDEMEKLRGRPSTH; via the coding sequence ATGTCTCTAGCGTCCCATCTTGAAGAGCTTCAGCGGAAACACAGCGACATCGAACGCGAGATCGATGACGCGCTGCTGCATCCGTCGGTGGACGATCTCGAAATCGTATGCCTCAAGCGACGCAAGCTGGCCATTAAGGACGAAATGGAAAAACTGAGGGGCAGACCCTCGACTCACTAA
- a CDS encoding 5-(carboxyamino)imidazole ribonucleotide synthase, with amino-acid sequence MTTTLPAGSIIGIIGGGQLGRMLAMAAAKLGYRTIILEPQADCPAAQVANRQIVAAYDDPAALSELAAACSVVTYEFENVPVAAAESLSAARPVRPSARALQVAQDRVIEKQFLNDIGVATAAFRAVDNDGDLAAALDAFGNNGVLKTRRLGYDGKGQRVLRGVKDIEGTYSAMGNVPLILEELIAFDYEISIIAARGTDGALAVYDPARNVHRDGILHTSTVPSGISIATADAAKQAAMAIITALDYVGVIGIEFFVLPDGSLLANEMAPRVHNSGHWTEAACTVSQFEQHIRAVAGLPLGDAGRHSDCVMQNLIGHDIDQVPALLAEPDLMLHLYGKAEARPGRKMGHFTRIRPFAG; translated from the coding sequence GTGACCACAACTCTTCCCGCAGGCTCCATCATCGGCATCATCGGCGGCGGCCAGCTTGGCCGAATGCTGGCAATGGCTGCGGCAAAACTCGGCTACCGCACCATCATCCTCGAACCACAAGCGGACTGCCCGGCTGCCCAGGTCGCCAACCGGCAGATCGTTGCAGCCTATGACGACCCGGCCGCCCTTTCCGAACTTGCAGCCGCCTGCTCGGTCGTGACCTACGAATTCGAGAATGTTCCGGTCGCAGCTGCCGAGAGTCTTTCAGCGGCTCGACCCGTGCGACCTTCGGCACGGGCGCTGCAGGTGGCCCAGGACCGCGTGATCGAAAAGCAATTCCTCAATGATATCGGCGTCGCCACCGCCGCCTTCCGCGCCGTCGACAATGATGGCGATCTTGCCGCAGCGCTCGACGCCTTTGGCAACAATGGCGTGCTCAAGACACGGCGCCTCGGTTACGACGGCAAGGGTCAGCGCGTGCTGCGCGGCGTCAAGGACATCGAAGGCACCTACAGTGCGATGGGCAATGTCCCCCTGATCCTGGAAGAATTGATCGCCTTCGACTATGAAATCTCCATCATCGCAGCGCGTGGCACCGATGGTGCCCTCGCCGTCTATGACCCGGCCCGCAACGTGCATCGCGACGGTATTCTCCACACCTCGACCGTGCCTTCCGGCATTTCGATCGCCACGGCGGATGCTGCCAAGCAGGCGGCGATGGCGATCATCACCGCGCTCGACTATGTCGGTGTCATCGGTATCGAGTTCTTCGTGCTCCCCGACGGCAGCCTGCTCGCCAACGAGATGGCGCCGCGCGTGCACAATTCGGGTCATTGGACCGAGGCCGCCTGCACGGTTTCGCAGTTCGAGCAGCATATCCGCGCCGTTGCCGGTTTGCCGCTCGGCGATGCCGGCCGGCACTCGGATTGCGTCATGCAGAATCTGATCGGCCACGACATCGACCAGGTGCCGGCATTGCTCGCAGAACCGGACCTGATGCTGCATCTCTACGGCAAGGCCGAGGCCCGGCCCGGACGCAAGATGGGGCACTTCACCCGCATCCGCCCATTTGCCGGCTGA
- a CDS encoding NAD-dependent epimerase/dehydratase family protein, which translates to MTSIAILGANGRLGRAVGKAFIQAGYHVRGITRSGKLPADLAGATGIAANALDREALVRATAGVDIIFHGLSPVYSDWSSVLPMAENVVAACEANGAILLFPGTIYNYGSPLPEIITEDTPFNPTTEKGRIRVALETMLRTEADAGRLRTILLRAGDFFGGTGTGSWFDLGMASKIQKGVYTAAGPADIVHEWAYLPDLAATFVELADRQDQLGYYETFHFPGHAITDLQMKAAMERAVGQKLAMSSLPWWVFKIGAPFMPMWKAMLQMAYLRFQPHRLASNRLEDVIGSIPHTPLDRAVAEALTDLGIPVASLAAQKEAA; encoded by the coding sequence ATGACCAGCATCGCAATCCTCGGCGCCAATGGACGGCTCGGCCGCGCTGTCGGCAAGGCCTTCATCCAGGCCGGCTACCACGTCCGCGGCATCACCCGCAGCGGCAAGCTGCCGGCAGATCTCGCCGGCGCCACCGGCATCGCCGCCAACGCCCTCGACCGCGAGGCCCTGGTGCGCGCCACCGCCGGCGTCGACATCATCTTCCACGGCCTGAGCCCGGTCTATTCCGACTGGAGCAGTGTCCTGCCGATGGCCGAGAATGTGGTCGCTGCCTGCGAAGCCAATGGTGCCATCCTGCTCTTCCCCGGCACCATCTACAATTACGGCTCACCGCTCCCGGAAATCATCACCGAAGACACGCCGTTCAACCCGACGACCGAGAAGGGCCGCATCCGCGTTGCGCTGGAAACCATGCTGCGCACGGAAGCCGACGCCGGACGCCTGCGCACCATCCTGCTCCGCGCCGGCGATTTCTTCGGTGGCACTGGCACCGGCTCGTGGTTTGACCTCGGCATGGCATCGAAGATCCAGAAGGGCGTCTACACCGCCGCCGGCCCGGCCGATATCGTGCATGAATGGGCATATCTGCCCGATCTCGCCGCGACCTTTGTCGAACTGGCGGACCGACAGGATCAGCTGGGTTACTATGAGACCTTCCATTTCCCGGGCCACGCCATCACCGACCTGCAGATGAAGGCCGCCATGGAAAGGGCCGTAGGCCAGAAACTCGCAATGTCTTCGCTACCCTGGTGGGTGTTCAAGATCGGCGCACCCTTCATGCCGATGTGGAAGGCGATGCTGCAGATGGCCTATCTGCGCTTCCAACCACACCGCCTGGCATCAAACCGTCTGGAAGATGTGATCGGATCGATCCCGCACACACCGCTCGACCGCGCTGTCGCCGAGGCGCTGACCGATCTCGGCATTCCTGTCGCAAGCCTCGCGGCGCAGAAGGAAGCTGCATGA
- a CDS encoding YdcH family protein, whose protein sequence is MSEQEQAEIRLEFARLKQEHADFDAAINAMIATGCDPLQVQRMKKKKLALKDRLSALEDRIIPDIIA, encoded by the coding sequence ATGTCGGAACAGGAACAGGCCGAGATTCGTCTCGAGTTTGCACGCTTGAAACAGGAACATGCCGATTTCGACGCGGCCATCAATGCGATGATCGCCACGGGTTGTGACCCCCTGCAGGTGCAGCGCATGAAAAAGAAGAAGCTGGCGCTCAAGGACCGGCTGAGCGCACTCGAAGACCGCATCATTCCCGATATCATCGCCTGA
- the pyk gene encoding pyruvate kinase — MRRSRKVKILATIGPASSDEAMLKKLFEAGADVFRINMSHSDHDLMRTLVARIRSVEAAVGRPIGILADLQGPKLRVGKFANGKEELTVGQTFTLDDNPELGDSTRVHLPHPEILRSVAVGDRLLIDDGKVELKAVKVDGHAIVATVVVGTKISDKKGVSLPDTELPVGALTEKDRADLDAVLAAGVDWVALSFIQRPEDLAEARKIARGRALLLSKIEKPQAVARLAEIIELSDALMVARGDLGVELPLEAVPGIQKQITRAARRAGKPVVVATQMLESMISAPVPTRAEVSDVATAVFEGADAIMLSAESAAGSYPVEAVATMNRIAERVERDPTYAGIINAQRSEPEATGADAISLAAREIAETLKLSAIVTYTASGTTGLRAARERPQVPIIALSPILATARRLSLLWGTHCVVSEDATDLDDMVDRACRIASEQGFGKAGDRIIITAGVPLRTPGSTNMLRIAYLGADGKQ; from the coding sequence ATGAGACGTAGCCGCAAGGTCAAGATCCTAGCCACCATCGGTCCTGCTTCCTCCGATGAGGCGATGCTGAAAAAGCTCTTCGAAGCAGGTGCGGATGTGTTCCGCATCAACATGAGCCATTCCGATCATGACCTGATGCGCACGCTTGTTGCTCGCATCCGTTCGGTAGAGGCCGCGGTCGGTCGTCCGATCGGCATCCTGGCCGATCTGCAGGGACCGAAGCTGCGCGTCGGCAAATTCGCCAATGGCAAGGAAGAACTGACCGTCGGCCAGACCTTCACGCTGGACGACAATCCGGAACTCGGCGATTCCACTCGTGTTCACTTGCCACATCCCGAAATCCTGCGCTCGGTCGCTGTTGGCGACCGGCTGCTGATCGATGACGGCAAGGTCGAACTGAAGGCCGTGAAGGTCGATGGCCATGCCATCGTTGCCACCGTGGTGGTCGGCACCAAGATCTCCGACAAGAAGGGCGTGTCGCTGCCCGATACCGAGCTGCCGGTCGGCGCGCTGACCGAGAAGGATCGCGCCGATCTCGACGCGGTGCTGGCCGCAGGCGTCGACTGGGTGGCGCTTTCCTTCATCCAGCGTCCGGAGGACCTCGCCGAGGCACGCAAGATCGCGCGCGGCAGGGCGTTGCTGCTTTCCAAGATCGAGAAGCCGCAGGCCGTGGCGCGGCTGGCCGAGATCATCGAGCTGTCGGACGCGCTGATGGTGGCGCGCGGCGATCTTGGCGTCGAATTGCCGTTGGAAGCAGTGCCGGGCATACAGAAGCAGATCACCCGTGCGGCACGCCGGGCCGGCAAGCCGGTGGTGGTGGCGACGCAGATGCTGGAATCGATGATCTCCGCGCCGGTGCCGACCCGTGCCGAGGTGTCGGACGTGGCGACCGCCGTGTTCGAAGGCGCCGATGCGATCATGCTGTCGGCTGAATCCGCCGCCGGTTCCTATCCAGTCGAAGCGGTGGCGACCATGAACCGCATCGCCGAACGCGTCGAACGCGACCCGACCTATGCCGGTATCATCAACGCCCAGCGCTCGGAGCCGGAGGCGACCGGCGCCGATGCCATCTCACTGGCAGCGCGCGAGATTGCCGAGACGCTGAAGCTGTCGGCGATCGTCACCTACACCGCTTCCGGCACGACGGGCCTGCGTGCGGCCCGCGAGCGGCCGCAGGTGCCGATCATCGCACTGTCGCCGATCCTTGCCACGGCCCGGCGCCTCTCCTTGCTGTGGGGCACGCATTGCGTGGTTTCGGAAGATGCTACCGATCTCGACGACATGGTCGATCGTGCCTGCCGCATCGCTTCGGAGCAGGGCTTCGGCAAGGCGGGCGACCGCATCATCATCACCGCGGGCGTGCCGCTGAGGACGCCAGGCTCCACCAACATGCTGCGCATCGCCTATCTCGGCGCCGATGGGAAGCAGTGA